The window TTTTAGTCTGTCCTGGAAGAGCTGTAGCTTCTACAGTAACAGCCAATGAACTAACATCTCGAATTCTCGATCTGACCGTATAATCCATTAACGCTTTCATCGCCCACGCAGTGTCCTGTGTCGAGGCCCAACCACCGTCGGTTAATCTCTGAGAATTCAGCCATTTTACTATGGGTTCTAACATTATCTCTTGTCGAGCAACGTGCACCAAAAGAGCATACGCAGTTGTTTCGATATTTTCTGAGTCGTACATATATGGTAAACGTGGAAGGAGGAATGGTTTCTGATTTTCCAGTTTGTAAGGAGGAAGAGGTACTGATTCTCTGCCCCAATATGTTAATCCTCCTTCTCTACGGGCGTGtctagataaaatattaaaagcttGTCCTGCAGTAGAAGCTTTTGCCAATAGCAGAGCATATGATACTATCGCTATCTCGTAAGGTTTCCCTCGTACttctaataatttcaaatttctctcCAACCATTTGATTGCACCGGCAGCACTTACAGCAACTTGAGTTCCTAGACCCTCAGGCAAATCTTTCACACTTTGTAATGTGATTAGAACGTGAGCTGTAAGACTGATATTTCTATGTGTTATTATATCATCGTCGTAATTTAGAGAGCTGTTCATCTTGCGATCAGGCATCCATGTAACTTCATAGAACGATCCTTCAGgtgtttgatattttaataaccAAGACACAGCCTGTGCTATTACTTCAGGGTCAATGTAAAGATAATTTTCCCACTCGTAGAAGCGTGCTTCTTGTAAAACACGAGCACAATATGCTGTTAACCAAACGCTTGGTGACGATTGGTTCCAATCGCTACGGAATAAGCTGAACGATCCATCGGGATTCATAAAGGAAAGTTGTCTCTGATAGCCAATATTCATGTAATAGAAACTGTGCTTCTCTTGCGTTCTATTACGTTGATTAAGTAAACGCATATACATTGTCGTGTATAAATTAGCAGCGAAACTGAACATATTTTGTTCCGCACAATCCATAGGGAGATCCATGAGACTTGTGGCGTTAACAGGCATCGTCGGAAAAATTGGTCCAACGACATCTCCGACCAAACTTATCACAGCCTTGTTTGATCCGAATACGTAGTAACGATTTTCGTCGTAGGGTATAATAGGTGTTTCTGTAATGTTAACGTGCATGTATTGGAACACATATGCACGATTACTAAGATCGAGCAGAATAGATTGATGTCTGTGCTGAGGAAGGCCATCAGCTTCTACGTGCAAGGTACGCGTAACCGAATCCCTTCCGATTACGGTAGTGGCATAGATGTGTACTTTGATATCTCCAAGTCTTATTGGTACAATAGGTAGATAAACAATAGAAGCATCTTGAGCAGGGATCCAAATAAAGAACTGGTGTTCACCAAAAGATGTACGAGGCTTGTACGATTGTACAATACCATTATCTTCAACGTGAACGAATTTGTAATCCTTGGAACCAGCTAAAACTACTACAGCTTCTATATTATTGCGTAGGTAATTGAAAACGGAGACGCGGATACCAATTTGTTCTCCTTGTTTGCTATGAGTAGGCATTTCCACATTAATATAAAATGGCAAGATACCCATATATGCAATGGCTTTTGGCAGCATACCAAAGCCCATACTTGGAGACATACCGAACGCTGTAACCATCCACAGAACTGGTCTCCTTGGAACGTCTATATTGAAAATGTATCTACCATGAGGACCAATATTGATATCTTTCCATAACCATACGTTTTCGTATTGTCTCTGTAACCTGTTAAACCGCCACTTTCTAAACTGTACAATGTCTGTGACATTTCTGCGCTCGCAGCCTACTTCATCAGTGCCATCATCGCAATCGTATACTCCATCGCATTTTTTGTCTAGTCTATAACATCTCCCAGAGAGACATTCCCCATATCCTTGAGTTGTGTTACAGTTATCAGGTCTTCGGTAAATAATGGCGTCTGTGAAGGCTACTAATCCAACGTATTCGAACGTTCTATTGACGTCTATACCAAAAGTTGAAGATGGGAAGTAAACAACTTCATCCGGATCACCCTCATGGTACAACCAAGTGTGGGCATGAGTTCCATTCGTCTCTTCGTCGAAATGTGCCATTTTTGATATAACATTGGCGTAAGTTAATTCATTTCCTGCTTGCATCGTGAAGAAAGATCTATCTATACCTGAAAGAGCGACGTACGCTCCTGGTTCTCCGTAAATGGCTACTTCGACATTCTCACCCGTTCTAGATTTTTTATTGTTGATGAATACAGTGAAATTATTGCGTGAAATGCCATTTACAGAGAAGGTTAAAGAGTCTGCTACTACATTGCCATATTGTCCAACGTGATATACGACTGCAGTTGCAACGGGAGCCATTTCTGCACTTAAAGGAACGGCGATCGTTTTTATGTTATGTTGCATATTGTCTTGTCCAGTTAAAAGTATTGTACCTTTTGCCATAATGAGATAGTTGAAAGtatcgatataaaaattagTTTGAACATGGAATATCATGTATTCTCCAACTTTAGGTTTTTCTGTAGACGTTGAGATTTTTATGTGCTGTTGATTCGGCGATTCGTGAGCCAATAACAATAATTCAGTTTGCGTTTTGTAGCCTTCTCCATCGGTAAGATAAGCAAACACTTTCATGGAAGAGATATCATTGAGAATTTGCTGTGCTTGATTCGAATTATGGTCAAGTCCAAGTTGTTTTCTTAAATCGATTCTGGTAGACCAAATACCTTCATTGTCTGCCGAATGTTTTAGATATTGAGTTTCTAGCGTTCTATGACCACCTGTTCTCATTTCGATATCCGCGCGAATTTCCATTACAGCCCCTTTTAATTGCGTTGGTCTTAATACTGAATTGTCATGAAACGACGCCACTAAATTCAAGGTAAATGGCATTGCTGGCTTAAAAACTTGCGGTGATCCGCCCAAAAATCGAACCTTTGAGGTAGAGTTATATATTCGGGCTGTGGAGTAACCTGTAATTATTTCGTCTAGAAATCTTTCACCGACCGTTGCAGTCACAGTGATCTCCACTCCGCTCGCAGTAGGTACAAAACTTAGCAATTCTGACATTGGATATCGGAAGTGATAAGTTCCATTAAAAAATCTCAATACAGGAAccttattattcaaataatttgaaACTTTCAACCACGCAGGATAATACtcatcaaaataaaaatatctttctgcAGATTCAGAATCAGATTCTGTATATGCCTTATCTAGTGATCTAATGTGTGCTTTTAGAGTTAAGTTTCCCCTCACTGGTGCGCCACTAGTATAATTTGCTTGGACTATACCACTTATATATTGATCATTATCAAAAAAGAATGCAGGCATTGTTACGTTAACTTCAAAACGTGTTTGATAGTATTCCTCAACTAGGAAAGTTTTCTCTTCTACCTGGCTTTGTGCTATCACTTGTATAATCCATTCTCCAAAAACTGGTTGATCAGAAAGCTGGTATGATAAAGATACTGTTCCCAAATTGCTCTGTCTGCTTAACCATCTTCTCATTACTCTCCTATATGGATCTAACATGTACACATCTATAGGATTATTAAATGCTTTGAGTTCAGTATCTATGGGTATAGTTCTAAATCGCACAGTTTCTCCTTGCATATATACAGGTTTGTCCAATTGAATAAATATAGTCATTGATCTTTGTGAAAATGTAAGTTTGGTCTCATTTAAAAATGCTTGGCCACCAGTTAGACTATTATATGTTCCTTCTACTCTCAATCTGTATTCTCCATTAACAGACGTAGGTGGCAATCCCATCATTAGAGTTTCTGGTATGCCTTCCTTTACTTCTTGAAAATCTGCAGCCACCTCCACTCCATTTCTTTGAATGGACGAACGTACTATGATTGGAATTGGGCTATATAAGACATTTACATCTACACGGTAGATCTGTCCTGGTCTAACCATTCGAGATGCGACCACAAAGTAAGTACTGCCAAAAAAAAAGTGTTTTGGAATTGTTATTTTGTTGTTACATTTCTGATTCATTTTActcttatatatttaatttttatactttgaatTATATTGAGcattattgatattaaaaagTATCATTTATGATACATCACATACATATCGTTTATCTCcaatcatatatattttattgcctaattattatatgtaaaacTTACGCCTCTTTTATTATAATACTGTCAGTTGGATTTCCAGAACCTCGTAATCCAAATCCAGCCTGATCTTTATCATCGAATCGATTCCAAGGAGAGCGCGTCGATTCAGTCGATTCTTGCGAGAACTGACTATTCCCGTAAGCGAAGGTTAATATCAAAATCCAGATCCACATTTTCTACAATATACGACAATTAACGATATATGACAATTTACAACAATCAATACGGTTTACTTCATGAAAAAAACGGAACTAAGAAAGAAAATGTTGTGTTATGTATCATGATTAAAACTAGCGGTCAACGCCCAAAATACACATTTAAGTTAACtggtatttcattttaatttaccTTGGATGAACAATTTTTTCTAATCAAATCCAATCGTCACTGACACACATCTacgcaaaatttcaaaaatcttctttttaaatattaaacttaTCGTGTGTTTGACAAAATTTCATGATTAGGAGTGGTCacttatactattacatataccTCACAAACACTGAATGTATTTGGTTGGACACTCGGCACTCGACACTCAGCACTCGGCACAGAAAGTAAGTTACTCACTTATTCCTTACCCCTTACTCTGTCTAGAAACCGAGGTAGTCCACAGAGTGGGGATAGGACAGTGGGGAGCAAAGCCACCAACGCGCGGCAGTTGAATTGGCGCCATACTAATGGAGGGGCTCCAAAGCATGCCGAGAGGATCAACAGGGAAAGATACATTTTTCTGTCTTAACTGTGGCCATGTGGCcatatatttataacttatGTGATCTGATAATCTTGTTGCATTTTATTCCTTAAAgcactaaaaattattaaaatctccttcgatcatttatttaaattttttgtataattaacaaaatatataataacaatactaAAAGATTGTTCATCAATccttttacaatatttattttctttttacatttttttctataaaatatgtacCTAGTTTTAGTTACATTTAGTTAATTTAGTCCCCTCatttttattagataaaatGATTGCTACTTTTGTCCAGAACAAATATTACCAGCGCATCCAATATTGATACACGCTCTACGTTTTGCAGCAAATTTCGTATTGACGAAGACATCAGGCTCTTCTTTGACTAGTTTTTTGAATCCTCTCCGTCTGGCTCTATCGGCATCAAACGGAATTTCTTCAACGTACATATCCGGTATTTTCAACGGATAATTCGGGGGAATTATATTCAGAGGATATCCGTCTCTTTGTGATAATTCTTTACAAACTAATACTAAAGCAGCTATATTTACTGGTCTTGGAGGAGTATCCAATTCACTTTCCTCGAATATTTTTTCAGGCAAACAGAATTTCGTGCCCGTCTCGGCGGCTCTTCTTTCACTCTCATCCGGATATGGTACTTTTGtacataaaaattcattaaacgaacctgtattcttaaataataatttcttctcaACAATAGAAAATGGATTGATCGTATATGTCCCGAAACATATTATTCTGAAGAAAATACTTATGTAACCAGTTGGTTTATATTCCTCGTCCACGAGACCAAAAGTGTTTTTTATCTCATATGCTTTTGGTAAGTGAAATAGGTCGTTGTCTGGCATCATCACGTGGTCACAAAGGCAACCTGGTATTGGAATTACTGAATTTCCTAATGGATCCTTTAATACTTCCTCGGGGCAAATAACAAtctctttgattttgtataCATCCAGTAATAATGGTTTCGATCGCATTTTTTCAACCAGCTCGCCAGGATTCCTTGTGAACATGTATACATTACCGACGTTGAAATTCACAGTATGCATCTCCTGCCCGCGAATT is drawn from Bombus terrestris chromosome 12, iyBomTerr1.2, whole genome shotgun sequence and contains these coding sequences:
- the LOC100631073 gene encoding CD109 antigen, which produces MWIWILILTFAYGNSQFSQESTESTRSPWNRFDDKDQAGFGLRGSGNPTDSIIIKEATYFVVASRMVRPGQIYRVDVNVLYSPIPIIVRSSIQRNGVEVAADFQEVKEGIPETLMMGLPPTSVNGEYRLRVEGTYNSLTGGQAFLNETKLTFSQRSMTIFIQLDKPVYMQGETVRFRTIPIDTELKAFNNPIDVYMLDPYRRVMRRWLSRQSNLGTVSLSYQLSDQPVFGEWIIQVIAQSQVEEKTFLVEEYYQTRFEVNVTMPAFFFDNDQYISGIVQANYTSGAPVRGNLTLKAHIRSLDKAYTESDSESAERYFYFDEYYPAWLKVSNYLNNKVPVLRFFNGTYHFRYPMSELLSFVPTASGVEITVTATVGERFLDEIITGYSTARIYNSTSKVRFLGGSPQVFKPAMPFTLNLVASFHDNSVLRPTQLKGAVMEIRADIEMRTGGHRTLETQYLKHSADNEGIWSTRIDLRKQLGLDHNSNQAQQILNDISSMKVFAYLTDGEGYKTQTELLLLAHESPNQQHIKISTSTEKPKVGEYMIFHVQTNFYIDTFNYLIMAKGTILLTGQDNMQHNIKTIAVPLSAEMAPVATAVVYHVGQYGNVVADSLTFSVNGISRNNFTVFINNKKSRTGENVEVAIYGEPGAYVALSGIDRSFFTMQAGNELTYANVISKMAHFDEETNGTHAHTWLYHEGDPDEVVYFPSSTFGIDVNRTFEYVGLVAFTDAIIYRRPDNCNTTQGYGECLSGRCYRLDKKCDGVYDCDDGTDEVGCERRNVTDIVQFRKWRFNRLQRQYENVWLWKDINIGPHGRYIFNIDVPRRPVLWMVTAFGMSPSMGFGMLPKAIAYMGILPFYINVEMPTHSKQGEQIGIRVSVFNYLRNNIEAVVVLAGSKDYKFVHVEDNGIVQSYKPRTSFGEHQFFIWIPAQDASIVYLPIVPIRLGDIKVHIYATTVIGRDSVTRTLHVEADGLPQHRHQSILLDLSNRAYVFQYMHVNITETPIIPYDENRYYVFGSNKAVISLVGDVVGPIFPTMPVNATSLMDLPMDCAEQNMFSFAANLYTTMYMRLLNQRNRTQEKHSFYYMNIGYQRQLSFMNPDGSFSLFRSDWNQSSPSVWLTAYCARVLQEARFYEWENYLYIDPEVIAQAVSWLLKYQTPEGSFYEVTWMPDRKMNSSLNYDDDIITHRNISLTAHVLITLQSVKDLPEGLGTQVAVSAAGAIKWLERNLKLLEVRGKPYEIAIVSYALLLAKASTAGQAFNILSRHARREGGLTYWGRESVPLPPYKLENQKPFLLPRLPYMYDSENIETTAYALLVHVARQEIMLEPIVKWLNSQRLTDGGWASTQDTAWAMKALMDYTVRSRIRDVSSLAVTVEATALPGQTKTLFVNDNNLARLQTIEIPEAWGTVKVQAKGAGYAILQMSVQYNVDIAKFQTQPPVKSFDLVTRANFHGRNQSHISYLSCQRWINTNESSRSGMAVLDVAIPTGYIIQQQTLDRYIQSKQVRNLQRARFHEKKVLFYFDYLDQEETCVNFTIERWFPVANMSRYLPIRIYDYYAPERFNETIFDALPTYTLNICEVCGSSQCPYCPIYNTATMLATPTGFLLAISVLVVVTRYFRTQEFSVG